In Pecten maximus unplaced genomic scaffold, xPecMax1.1, whole genome shotgun sequence, the sequence TCTGCACCGTGACGTTTCTCCCATATGTATATTGGTCAAAACGCTCAAGACCATAGAGCACTGACAAAGCTTCTTTTTCTATTTGAGCCCATTTTCTCTCTGACACCGTAAGAGCTCTGGACGCGTATTCTACGGGTCTCCCTTCCTGTAGAAGTACGGCTCCGATACCATCCTTGCTGCTGTCGACTTGTAAGACAACCTCCTTATCAGGGTCAAAATATGCAAGACATGGTGTAGTGGTCAGCTTTTGCTTAAGTAATCTGAACGCCTTCTCACAATCAACAGACCAGTTCCAAGGCGTTCCTTTTCGGGTAAGAGCTCGGATTGGTTCCAAAGTTTCTGCCAAATCCGGTAAGAAACGGGACATGTATTGTGCCATGCCACACAAACGTTTTACACCTGAGACGTCAGTGGGTGAGGGCATGtcatgaatggccttgacctttgcATCATCGACCTTGACACCATCCTTCGAGATACGGTGACCATGAAATACAATTTCGTTGAGACCAGTTTCTTGCTTCTCTTCATTCAGTGTGATATGTTTTTCTTCACATCGCTTCAGGACGTTTTCTAGCTTCTGCTGATTATCACATTGGGCGGAGACGAGGTCAGGACCACAACCTGGTACAATGATGTCATCCACGACACTGAAAACACCATCAATGTCACTCAGGGCTTCATCTAATTTTCTCTGAAATATCTCACTGGAGACCTTCAGACCAAATGGCAGTCTGGTCCACCGGTATCGACCAAATGGCGTAATCATTGTTGTGAGCAAGCTTGACTGTTTGTCCAACCGCACATGCCAATAAGCTTCTTTGATGTCAAGTTTGCTGAATATTTTGGCATCCTTCAATTTTGGCAATATGTCATCTAGTACAGGTAGTCGATAATGTTCACGCATTAACGCGGTATTGAGTGGTTGGGGATCTATACACAGTCTCAACTTTCCATTAGTTTTGTGTACAACAGCCATCTGGCTGACCCACTGTGTTGGTTCGGTCACAGGAACGAGTACTCCAGTATCCTGCAGTCGATCAAGCTCCTCTTTTACCGAAGCCTGAATAGCTAGGGGCACCTTCCTGCACGGTAAGACTTTGGCTGGAATGCTCCCATCAGTACGTAGGGTTGCTTCACCTAAATCACCAAGCTTATGTGGGGTTTTCATGACTTGTGAAATGAAACGGTCATCTTTAATGGTTACAAAACCAAGTTCCTGAATAGTCTTCAGACCTAATAGGTTGGTGAGTCCGTTAGGTACAACAATGAAAGTCACACTGGATTCAACGCTAGTACGGGGGTTTGTGACCTTGAGGGTACACTGCCCAAGAGGTTCCAAGTTAGTCTTGTTCCACATATTTAACTTCACTTTTGTGGGCGTTACTTGGGGCTTCCTCACATGTTTTTGACAAATAGTATTAACATTAGCAGCACTGTCAAGCTGAAATTTCACAGAATTGTCATTTACAGTCAAAGACGCATGTATTCGTTGTTTGCCGGAATCAACTGCCATGAGCCATGCTCCATCTTCATCATCAAGACTTGTGTCCTCATTTGCGAGTGACACTGCGTGTACCTTCTTACATTTTGCTTTGAAATGGTTTCGTCCTTTACAAAAATCACAGGTAGCACCCCATGCTGGGCATTTCTCCTTTTGTCGAGCATGCTGATAACCACAAAAAGTACATTCATGTCCTTTACTAGAACTGGTATTGGTACGCGACGGTCTCGAGGGTTTCTGTTGACTTTGAGGTTTCACGAACGGTTTCCTCCCCTTCGAGTTTGGTTTCTGGTTATAGTTACTAGCGACTTTGTTCACTCTCGATGTGGGGTTAGTGTCACGAAGTTCTCTTACTTGCTTATTTGATTGTTCAAATGCCCTACAAACCTTGACAGCTTTCTCAAGGGTGAGTTTATCTTCCCTCAACAAGAGTTCCTGTAACTTTCCTGTTACTGTGAACACTATTTTATCGCGCATCATTCTCTCTTTTTCCTGGAAGTTACATGCAGACACTCTGGTTTTCATTTCAGTCAGGAATATATCAAAAGGTTCTTGATAGGGTAGGTTCCAAAACCTATGTGATTCTAATACCTCGTTGTCGCGGGGATTGCAATATTTCTCAAGAGCTTGCAATACTTTATTGGGGTCGTCCTTGTCCCCTTCCTCTTCCCACGTGATCTGGTCATAGATCTCTAAAACATGTGATCCCGCGCAATTCAATATGATTGCTGTTTGAATTCGCTGGTTACGTTCACCTGCACCCGATGCAGCTAAATATATCTCAACTTCACGCTTCCAGCGTTTGAAATTCTCTGATACATTTCCTGAAGTTATATCGAGCTGTGGGGGCAGACGTAACGAGGTACTGTATGCGTTATTGACTTGGGTTGGGGCCATAGCCGGAGCAGGGGCGCGACTCGGAGAGTCCATGACGAACGTAAATCAGAGTCAATCAGTAGCGGAATACCACCTAGATTTTAACAAATCATCGTCCACGACGCTGCCACCATGTTGATTCGTGGgttctgtacatgtgtgtgcATTCATAACACGAGGCTTGTCTGTCAGGCAGCCATATTTAATACACAAAGCAAAATGGGAAGCGGGTAATACAAATTACAGAATCGGTTGTATTAATTTACAAATCCGACAATGCGGAACgcatatatcattaacataaacCGATAAAATGAGGATAAATATGTAGGGTTGTGACAACGAGACTGTAATTCTATCTCTAAACCGATAAAATGAGGATATATCTACAGGGTTGTGACAACGAAACCGTAATTATATCTCTTAACCGATAAAATGAGGATAGATTTGTAGGGTTGTGACAACGAGACTGTAATTATATCTCTTAACCGATAAAATGAGGATAGATTTGTAGAGTTGTGACAACGAGACCGTAATTAT encodes:
- the LOC117320515 gene encoding uncharacterized protein K02A2.6-like, with the translated sequence MDSPSRAPAPAMAPTQVNNAYSTSLRLPPQLDITSGNVSENFKRWKREVEIYLAASGAGERNQRIQTAIILNCAGSHVLEIYDQITWEEEGDKDDPNKVLQALEKYCNPRDNEVLESHRFWNLPYQEPFDIFLTEMKTRVSACNFQEKERMMRDKIVFTVTGKLQELLLREDKLTLEKAVKVCRAFEQSNKQVRELRDTNPTSRVNKVASNYNQKPNSKGRKPFVKPQSQQKPSRPSRTNTSSSKGHECTFCGYQHARQKEKCPAWGATCDFCKGRNHFKAKCKKVHAVSLANEDTSLDDEDGAWLMAVDSGKQRIHASLTVNDNSVKFQLDSAANVNTICQKHVRKPQVTPTKVKLNMWNKTNLEPLGQCTLKVTNPRTSVESSVTFIVVPNGLTNLLGLKTIQELGFVTIKDDRFISQVMKTPHKLGDLGEATLRTDGSIPAKVLPCRKVPLAIQASVKEELDRLQDTGVLVPVTEPTQWVSQMAVVHKTNGKLRLCIDPQPLNTALMREHYRLPVLDDILPKLKDAKIFSKLDIKEAYWHVRLDKQSSLLTTMITPFGRYRWTRLPFGLKVSSEIFQRKLDEALSDIDGVFSVVDDIIVPGCGPDLVSAQCDNQQKLENVLKRCEEKHITLNEEKQETGLNEIVFHGHRISKDGVKVDDAKVKAIHDMPSPTDVSGVKRLCGMAQYMSRFLPDLAETLEPIRALTRKGTPWNWSVDCEKAFRLLKQKLTTTPCLAYFDPDKEVVLQVDSSKDGIGAVLLQEGRPVEYASRALTVSERKWAQIEKEALSVLYGLERFDQYTYGRNVTVQNDHKPLAAILKKTSEYGAKASTGHHDEIP